A single window of Balaenoptera ricei isolate mBalRic1 chromosome 15, mBalRic1.hap2, whole genome shotgun sequence DNA harbors:
- the LAT gene encoding linker for activation of T-cells family member 1 isoform X2 produces the protein MEAVSLGLFVLGLLLLPLLAVLLMALCVRCRELPGSYDTAASDGLTPSSIVIKSPPTLASWPPTTSYPPVTYLLQSQPDLLPIPRSPQPPGGSHRMPSSQQDSDGANSVASYENEEAVCEDADEDEDEEDYPNEGYLVVLPDSVPATGAAVPPAPVSSNPGLRDSAFSVKSGEDYVNVPESEESADASLDGSREYVNVSQELPPVARTKPASRSSQEMEDEETPDYENLQIH, from the exons ATGGAGGCAGTCAGCCTGGGCCTCTTTGTGCTGGGCCTCCTGCTGCTGCCTCTCTTGGCCGTGCTGCTGATGGCACTGTGTGTGCGTTGCCGAGAGCTGCCAG GCTCATATGACACTGCTGCCTCCGATGG TTTGACCCCAAGTAGCATCGTGATCAAATCGCCTC CCACACTCGCCTCCTGGCCACCAACCACTTCCTACCCGCCTGTGACCTACCTGCTGCAGAGCCAGCCAGACCTGCTCCCCATCCC GAGATCCCCACAGCCCCCCGGAGGCTCCCACCGCATGCCGTCTTCCCAGCAGGACTCAGATGGTG CCAACAGTGTGGCCAGCTACGAGAACGAGG AGGCGGTCTGTGAGGATGCGGACGAAGACGAGGATGAGGAAGACTATCCCAACGAGGGCTACTT GGTCGTGCTTCCTGACAGCGTCCCGGCCACTGGCGCCGCCGTCCCACCAGCTCCTGTGTCCAGCAACCCTGGCCTCCGAGATAGCGCCTTCTCCG TGAAGTCGGGGGAAGATTACGTGAACGTTCCTGAGAGTGAGGAGAGCGCGGATGCGTCCCTGG ATGGGAGCCGGGAGTATGTGAACGTGTCCCAGGAGCTGCCGCCCGTGGCGAGGACCAAGCCTG CCAGCCGGAGTTCCCAGGAGATGGAAGATGAGGAAACTCCAGATTATGAGAATCTCCAGATTCACTGA
- the LAT gene encoding linker for activation of T-cells family member 1 isoform X1 has protein sequence MEAVSLGLFVLGLLLLPLLAVLLMALCVRCRELPGSYDTAASDGLTPSSIVIKSPPTLASWPPTTSYPPVTYLLQSQPDLLPIPRSPQPPGGSHRMPSSQQDSDGANSVASYENEGASRTPAALVGRTLGPVLGSADPVSLTPPEAVCEDADEDEDEEDYPNEGYLVVLPDSVPATGAAVPPAPVSSNPGLRDSAFSVKSGEDYVNVPESEESADASLDGSREYVNVSQELPPVARTKPASRSSQEMEDEETPDYENLQIH, from the exons ATGGAGGCAGTCAGCCTGGGCCTCTTTGTGCTGGGCCTCCTGCTGCTGCCTCTCTTGGCCGTGCTGCTGATGGCACTGTGTGTGCGTTGCCGAGAGCTGCCAG GCTCATATGACACTGCTGCCTCCGATGG TTTGACCCCAAGTAGCATCGTGATCAAATCGCCTC CCACACTCGCCTCCTGGCCACCAACCACTTCCTACCCGCCTGTGACCTACCTGCTGCAGAGCCAGCCAGACCTGCTCCCCATCCC GAGATCCCCACAGCCCCCCGGAGGCTCCCACCGCATGCCGTCTTCCCAGCAGGACTCAGATGGTG CCAACAGTGTGGCCAGCTACGAGAACGAGGGTGCGTCAAGGACCCCGGCGGCCCTGGTTGGGAGGACGCTGGGGCCTGTCCTGGGCTCTGCTGACCCTGTGTCGTTAACCCCCCCAGAGGCGGTCTGTGAGGATGCGGACGAAGACGAGGATGAGGAAGACTATCCCAACGAGGGCTACTT GGTCGTGCTTCCTGACAGCGTCCCGGCCACTGGCGCCGCCGTCCCACCAGCTCCTGTGTCCAGCAACCCTGGCCTCCGAGATAGCGCCTTCTCCG TGAAGTCGGGGGAAGATTACGTGAACGTTCCTGAGAGTGAGGAGAGCGCGGATGCGTCCCTGG ATGGGAGCCGGGAGTATGTGAACGTGTCCCAGGAGCTGCCGCCCGTGGCGAGGACCAAGCCTG CCAGCCGGAGTTCCCAGGAGATGGAAGATGAGGAAACTCCAGATTATGAGAATCTCCAGATTCACTGA
- the LAT gene encoding linker for activation of T-cells family member 1 isoform X3: MEAVSLGLFVLGLLLLPLLAVLLMALCVRCRELPGSYDTAASDGLTPSSIVIKSPPTLASWPPTTSYPPVTYLLQSQPDLLPIPRSPQPPGGSHRMPSSQQDSDGANSVASYENEEAVCEDADEDEDEEDYPNEGYLVVLPDSVPATGAAVPPAPVSSNPGLRDSAFSVKSGEDYVNVPESEESADASLDGSREYVNVSQELPPVARTKPGVCRGSQPEFPGDGR, encoded by the exons ATGGAGGCAGTCAGCCTGGGCCTCTTTGTGCTGGGCCTCCTGCTGCTGCCTCTCTTGGCCGTGCTGCTGATGGCACTGTGTGTGCGTTGCCGAGAGCTGCCAG GCTCATATGACACTGCTGCCTCCGATGG TTTGACCCCAAGTAGCATCGTGATCAAATCGCCTC CCACACTCGCCTCCTGGCCACCAACCACTTCCTACCCGCCTGTGACCTACCTGCTGCAGAGCCAGCCAGACCTGCTCCCCATCCC GAGATCCCCACAGCCCCCCGGAGGCTCCCACCGCATGCCGTCTTCCCAGCAGGACTCAGATGGTG CCAACAGTGTGGCCAGCTACGAGAACGAGG AGGCGGTCTGTGAGGATGCGGACGAAGACGAGGATGAGGAAGACTATCCCAACGAGGGCTACTT GGTCGTGCTTCCTGACAGCGTCCCGGCCACTGGCGCCGCCGTCCCACCAGCTCCTGTGTCCAGCAACCCTGGCCTCCGAGATAGCGCCTTCTCCG TGAAGTCGGGGGAAGATTACGTGAACGTTCCTGAGAGTGAGGAGAGCGCGGATGCGTCCCTGG ATGGGAGCCGGGAGTATGTGAACGTGTCCCAGGAGCTGCCGCCCGTGGCGAGGACCAAGCCTGGTGTGTGTCGGGGGAG CCAGCCGGAGTTCCCAGGAGATGGAAGATGA